A part of Streptomyces sp. NBC_01235 genomic DNA contains:
- a CDS encoding alpha/beta fold hydrolase, protein MDLRLPGLRGPRRPRRLLAAAAAVAVLAGAGTWTAVASDDDTPAVHHTDRVMAVDGVKLDTSYFTAGTGRRPAVLLGHGFGGSKDDVRQQAEKLARDGYAVLTWSARGFGESTGKIGLNDPKGEVADVSKLIDWLAKQPQVQLDKTGDPRVGVAGASYGGAISLLAAGYDDRVDAIAPAITYWNLADALFPDGVFKKLWAGIFFNTGGGAAHFEPALAAMYERVAESGTPDAAARELLEERSPSAVADRIKVPTLLIQGQTDSLFTLAQADAAEKAIRANGAPVDVDWIAGGHDGGDLEGDRVQTRVRAWFDRYLKDDKSADTGPAFRVTRTGGVDSTDGAAQLRGASADSYPGLESGERSFPLTGRREEQSFANPAGASPPAVSALPGLGDGGLAQLSSLGVGVSLDFPGQYAAFDSAPVTGDLRVTGSPTVTVHVKSTSDAAVLFAKVYDVGADGTQQVLPSQLVTPVRVEGAKAGKDVTITLPAIDHKVDDGHRLRLVLASTDLGYASPAAPATYTVSLKGGLSVPTAPAVTTAAAPLPSWVWWLPLTGAGVALALLLTARRRTATPAPDPALAEVPLQITDLSKKYAGGDRYSVRDLSFRVEKGQVLGLLGPNGAGKTTTLRMLMGLIKPDGGEIRVFGHAIRPGAPVLSRVGSFVEGAGFLPHLTGRENLELYWQATGRPAEDAHLAEALEIAGLGDALARAVRTYSQGMRQRLAIAQAMLGLPDLLILDEPTNGLDPPQIREMREVMIRYAAAGRTVIVSSHLLSEVEQTCTHLVVMDRGKLVQAGPVAEIVGSGDTLLVGTATPVEEPVVEKIAALPGVASAVPADEGLLVRLDDDGTAQRLVAELVRLDVPVTSVGPHRRLEDAFLTLIGGSA, encoded by the coding sequence ATGGATCTTCGACTGCCCGGTCTGCGAGGACCACGGCGGCCGCGACGGCTCCTCGCCGCCGCGGCCGCCGTGGCCGTACTCGCCGGTGCCGGTACCTGGACGGCCGTCGCCTCCGACGACGACACGCCCGCGGTGCACCACACCGACCGGGTCATGGCGGTGGACGGGGTGAAGCTGGACACCTCCTACTTCACCGCCGGAACCGGCCGCCGCCCCGCCGTCCTCCTCGGACACGGCTTCGGCGGCAGCAAGGACGACGTCCGGCAGCAGGCCGAGAAGCTCGCCCGCGACGGATACGCGGTGCTGACGTGGTCCGCGCGCGGCTTCGGCGAGTCCACCGGCAAGATCGGGCTGAACGACCCGAAGGGCGAGGTCGCCGACGTCTCGAAGCTGATCGACTGGCTGGCGAAGCAGCCCCAGGTCCAGCTCGACAAGACCGGCGACCCGCGCGTCGGCGTGGCAGGCGCCTCCTACGGCGGCGCGATCTCCCTGCTCGCCGCAGGATACGACGACCGCGTCGACGCCATCGCCCCCGCCATCACCTACTGGAACCTCGCGGACGCCCTGTTCCCCGACGGTGTCTTCAAGAAGCTGTGGGCCGGCATCTTCTTCAACACCGGTGGCGGCGCCGCCCACTTCGAGCCCGCCCTGGCCGCCATGTACGAGCGCGTCGCCGAGTCCGGTACCCCCGACGCCGCCGCCCGCGAGCTCCTCGAAGAACGCTCGCCGTCCGCCGTCGCCGACCGCATCAAGGTCCCCACCCTCCTCATCCAGGGACAGACCGACTCCCTCTTCACCCTCGCCCAGGCCGACGCCGCCGAGAAGGCGATCCGCGCGAACGGCGCGCCCGTCGACGTCGACTGGATCGCGGGCGGCCACGACGGCGGCGACCTGGAGGGCGACCGCGTCCAGACCCGGGTGCGGGCCTGGTTCGACCGGTACCTGAAGGACGACAAGTCCGCCGACACCGGCCCCGCCTTCCGTGTCACCCGCACCGGAGGAGTCGATTCCACCGACGGCGCCGCCCAGCTCAGGGGCGCGAGCGCGGACAGCTACCCCGGCCTGGAGAGCGGCGAGCGCTCGTTCCCGCTGACCGGCCGCCGCGAGGAGCAGTCGTTCGCCAACCCGGCCGGCGCGAGCCCGCCCGCCGTCTCCGCCCTGCCCGGCCTCGGCGATGGCGGCCTCGCCCAGCTCTCCTCCCTCGGAGTCGGCGTCTCCCTCGACTTCCCCGGCCAGTACGCCGCCTTCGACTCCGCGCCGGTCACCGGCGACCTGCGCGTCACCGGCTCCCCGACGGTCACCGTCCACGTGAAGTCCACGAGCGACGCCGCCGTCCTCTTCGCCAAGGTCTACGACGTCGGCGCCGACGGCACCCAGCAGGTGCTGCCCTCCCAGCTCGTCACCCCCGTCCGCGTCGAGGGCGCCAAGGCCGGCAAGGACGTCACGATCACCCTCCCGGCGATCGACCACAAGGTCGACGACGGCCACCGCCTGCGCCTGGTCCTCGCCTCCACCGACCTCGGCTACGCCTCCCCGGCGGCCCCGGCGACGTACACCGTCTCCCTGAAGGGCGGCCTGTCGGTCCCCACCGCCCCGGCCGTGACGACAGCGGCGGCCCCGCTGCCGTCCTGGGTCTGGTGGCTGCCCCTCACGGGCGCGGGCGTAGCGCTGGCCCTGCTGCTGACGGCCCGCCGCCGCACCGCCACGCCCGCCCCCGACCCGGCACTCGCCGAGGTCCCGCTCCAGATCACCGACCTGAGCAAGAAGTACGCGGGCGGCGACCGCTACAGCGTCCGCGACCTCTCCTTCCGCGTCGAGAAGGGTCAGGTCCTCGGCCTCCTCGGCCCGAACGGCGCGGGCAAGACGACGACGCTGCGCATGCTGATGGGCCTGATCAAGCCCGACGGCGGCGAGATCCGCGTCTTCGGCCACGCCATCCGCCCGGGCGCCCCCGTCCTCTCCCGCGTCGGCTCCTTCGTCGAGGGCGCCGGCTTCCTCCCGCACCTGACCGGCCGGGAGAACCTGGAGCTGTACTGGCAGGCCACCGGCCGCCCGGCCGAGGACGCCCACCTGGCGGAGGCGCTGGAGATCGCCGGCCTCGGCGACGCCCTCGCCCGCGCCGTGCGCACCTACTCCCAGGGCATGCGCCAGCGCCTGGCCATCGCCCAGGCCATGCTCGGCCTCCCGGACCTGCTCATCCTCGACGAACCGACCAACGGCCTCGACCCGCCGCAGATCCGCGAGATGCGCGAGGTGATGATCCGCTACGCGGCCGCCGGCCGCACGGTGATCGTCTCCAGCCATCTCCTGTCCGAGGTCGAGCAGACCTGCACGCACCTCGTGGTCATGGACCGCGGGAAGCTGGTCCAGGCCGGCCCGGTCGCCGAGATCGTCGGCTCCGGCGACACCCTCCTCGTCGGCACCGCCACCCCCGTGGAGGAGCCGGTCGTGGAGAAGATCGCCGCCCTGCCGGGCGTGGCCTCCGCGGTCCCCGCCGACGAGGGCCTGCTGGTCCGCCTGGACGATGACGGCACCGCCCAGCGCCTGGTCGCCGAACTCGTCCGGCTCGACGTGCCCGTGACCTCGGTCGGCCCGCACCGCCGCCTGGAGGACGCCTTCCTCACCCTGATCGGAGGTTCCGCATGA
- a CDS encoding APC family permease, translating to MTDTLRPVETALPQAPGSPQKLKRSIGVVGGTLLTLSCVTPASTLFVVVPDLFGTLGTATALTIAIGSLLCIAVAFCYSELGTLIPSAGGEYAMVSTLAGRLAGWLVFVLSLLVVMIVPPVIAMGTADYLAPVVHLDPSLAGAGVMLLATLAGLLDLRANAWITGVFLVLEVIAAAVVAVLGFAHGHRGAGSLVSMQVAGADGHADTVTAMLVVSGLAIALFVTQGFSTAVYLSEELENPRRNVARTVLATLAISSVIILVPVVAITFGASDLTQLTGGDIGSMVTAWSNSAVGTFVSLCVALAIINAGIVMVIQNSRVLFASARDKAWPAPVNQVFSQLGRFGSPWVATLAVGVPGALLCFVNLDTLYGVTGVSVTGMYLLVAVAALLSRRAHHRHTPAWRMPLWPVLPVVLIAVLGYVLTRQETRYLLWTGGITAAATLYWVVYLRPRPDTRWLVSLPEDARV from the coding sequence ATGACCGACACGCTCCGCCCTGTCGAGACCGCCCTCCCTCAGGCGCCCGGCAGCCCCCAGAAGCTCAAGCGCTCCATCGGAGTCGTCGGCGGCACCCTCCTCACCCTCTCCTGCGTGACCCCCGCCTCCACCCTCTTCGTCGTCGTCCCGGACCTGTTCGGCACGCTCGGCACCGCGACCGCACTCACGATCGCGATCGGCTCGCTCCTCTGCATCGCCGTGGCGTTCTGCTACTCCGAGCTGGGCACCCTCATCCCCAGCGCGGGCGGCGAGTACGCCATGGTGTCGACGCTGGCCGGACGCCTCGCGGGCTGGCTGGTCTTCGTCCTCTCCCTGCTCGTCGTCATGATCGTCCCGCCGGTCATCGCGATGGGCACGGCCGACTACCTCGCCCCGGTCGTCCACCTCGACCCCTCCCTCGCGGGCGCCGGAGTCATGCTGCTGGCCACCCTCGCCGGCCTGCTCGACCTGCGCGCCAACGCCTGGATCACCGGCGTCTTCCTGGTCCTGGAGGTCATCGCGGCGGCCGTCGTCGCGGTGCTGGGCTTCGCCCACGGCCACCGCGGCGCGGGCAGCCTCGTCTCGATGCAGGTCGCCGGGGCCGACGGGCACGCCGACACCGTCACCGCCATGCTGGTCGTCTCCGGCCTCGCCATCGCCCTCTTCGTCACCCAGGGCTTCTCGACCGCCGTCTACCTCTCCGAGGAGCTGGAGAACCCGCGCCGCAACGTCGCCCGCACGGTCCTCGCCACGCTTGCCATCTCCTCGGTGATCATCCTGGTCCCGGTCGTCGCCATCACCTTCGGCGCCTCCGACCTCACCCAGCTCACCGGCGGCGACATCGGCTCCATGGTCACCGCCTGGTCCAACTCGGCCGTCGGCACCTTCGTCAGCCTCTGCGTGGCGCTCGCGATCATCAACGCCGGCATCGTGATGGTCATCCAGAACTCGCGGGTGCTCTTCGCCTCCGCCCGCGACAAGGCCTGGCCCGCGCCGGTCAACCAGGTCTTCTCCCAGCTCGGCCGCTTCGGCTCCCCCTGGGTCGCCACGCTCGCCGTCGGCGTCCCCGGCGCGCTGCTCTGCTTCGTGAACCTGGACACCCTGTACGGCGTCACCGGCGTCTCCGTGACCGGCATGTACCTGCTCGTCGCCGTCGCCGCCCTGCTCTCCCGTCGCGCCCACCACCGGCACACCCCCGCCTGGCGCATGCCGCTCTGGCCGGTGCTGCCGGTGGTGCTGATCGCCGTCCTCGGCTACGTCCTGACCCGGCAGGAGACGCGCTACCTGCTCTGGACCGGCGGCATCACCGCCGCCGCCACCCTCTACTGGGTCGTGTACCTCCGCCCCCGCCCCGACACCCGCTGGCTGGTGTCCCTCCCGGAGGACGCGCGGGTCTGA